A single genomic interval of Microbacterium sp. BLY harbors:
- a CDS encoding undecaprenyl-diphosphate phosphatase, with protein sequence MHLLEALILGIVQGLTEFLPISSSAHLRVVGAFLPSGEDPGAAFTAITQIGTEAAVVVFFWRDIVRIISQWFRSLAGKVPRNDPDARMGWLIIIGSIPIVLLGLLFQDQIETVFRSLWIVAIMLIVFGILLGIADHVGAKRRKLDDLTYPHGIAFGLAQALALIPGVSRSGGTITMGLFLGYERAAAARYAFLLAIPAVFGSGFYQLFKSWGEPSFFSLGDTVAATGVAFVVALGVIAFFMSWISKRSFLPFVIYRILLGGVLLVLLAMGVIPASA encoded by the coding sequence ATGCACCTGCTCGAAGCACTGATCCTGGGAATCGTCCAGGGCCTCACCGAGTTCCTGCCGATCTCCTCGAGCGCGCACCTGCGCGTCGTCGGCGCGTTCCTGCCTTCGGGGGAGGACCCGGGGGCGGCCTTCACCGCCATCACGCAGATCGGCACCGAAGCGGCGGTCGTCGTGTTCTTCTGGCGGGACATCGTCCGCATCATCTCGCAGTGGTTCCGGTCCCTCGCCGGCAAGGTGCCGCGGAATGATCCGGATGCGCGGATGGGCTGGCTCATCATCATCGGCAGCATCCCGATCGTGCTGCTCGGGCTCCTGTTCCAGGACCAGATCGAGACGGTGTTCCGCTCGCTCTGGATCGTGGCGATCATGCTCATCGTGTTCGGCATCCTCCTGGGGATCGCCGACCACGTCGGCGCCAAGCGCCGGAAGCTCGACGATCTGACCTACCCGCACGGCATCGCCTTCGGCCTCGCGCAGGCGCTCGCCCTCATCCCCGGCGTCTCGCGGTCCGGGGGCACGATCACCATGGGGCTGTTCCTCGGCTACGAGCGCGCCGCCGCCGCCCGGTACGCCTTCCTGCTCGCGATCCCCGCCGTGTTCGGCAGCGGCTTCTATCAGCTGTTCAAGAGCTGGGGTGAGCCGTCCTTCTTCTCGCTCGGCGACACGGTCGCCGCGACGGGCGTCGCCTTCGTCGTCGCACTCGGCGTGATCGCGTTCTTCATGAGCTGGATCTCGAAGCGCAGCTTCCTGCCGTTCGTGATCTACCGGATCCTGCTGGGCGGCGTGCTGCTCGTCCTGCTCGCGATGGGCGTCATCCCGGCCTCGGCCTGA